In the Manis javanica isolate MJ-LG chromosome 14, MJ_LKY, whole genome shotgun sequence genome, one interval contains:
- the HLX gene encoding H2.0-like homeobox protein isoform X1, whose product MFAAGLAPFYASNFSLWSAAYCSSAGPGACSFPLDPAAVKKPSFCIADILHAGVGDPGAAPEGLAGASAAALTAHLGSAHPHSSFQATARSPLRPTPVVAPSEVPAGFPQRLSPLSAAYHHHHPQQPPHQQQPPPAPRAGALQPPASAARVLPGHQSGSAPAPSSKDLKFGIDRILSAEFDPKVKEGNTLRDLTSLLTSGRPAGVPLPGLQPSAGQFFASLDPINEASAILSPLGSNPRNSVQHQFQDTFPGPYAVLTKDTMPQTYKRKRSWSRAVFSNLQRKGLEKRFEIQKYVTKPDRKQLAAMLGLTDAQVKVWFQNRRMKWRHSKEAQAQKDKDKEAGEKPSGGALAADGEQEERSPSRSEGEAESESSDSESLDMAPSDTERTEGAERPLHQTTVIKASAAGPLLSASSAASGGSTGGGGGGLSFCGLSSASSLGSGGGSGPELLPAPQPAQGSAPQSPEPSQAPLGGL is encoded by the exons ATGTTCGCCGCCGGGCTGGCCCCCTTCTATGCCTCCAACTTCAGCCTCTGGTCGGCCGCCTACTGCTCGTCGGCCGGCCCGGGCGCCTGCTCCTTCCCCTTGGACCCCGCTGCGGTCAAGAAACCCTCCTTCTGCATCGCAGACATCCTGCACGCCGGCGTTGGGGATCCGGGAGCGGCCCCGGAGGGTCTGGCCGGGGCCTCGGCCGCCGCCCTCACTGCGCACTTGGGCTCGGCTCACCCGCACTCCTCTTTCCAAGCCACCGCCAGATCCCCGCTTCGACCCACCCCGGTGGTGGCGCCCTCCGAAGTCCCGGCTGGCTTCCCGCAGCGGCTGTCTCCGCTCTCGGCcgcctaccaccaccaccacccgcaGCAGCCACCGCATCAGCAACAGCCTCCGCCCGCCCCCCGCGCGGGCGCCCTGCAGCCCCCTGCCTCCGCGGCGCGGGTGCTTCCCGGCCACCAGAGCGGCTCGGCCCCGGCGCCCTCCAGCAAGGACCTCAAATTTGGAATTGATCGCATTTTGTCTGCAGAATTTGACCCAAAAGTCAAGGAAGGCAACACCCTAAGAG ATCTCACGTCCCTGCTAACCAGCGGGCGGCCCGCGGGGGTGCCCCTCCCCGGCCTGCAGCCCTCCGCTGGCCAGTTCTTCGCGTCTCTAGATCCCATTAACGAGGCTTCTGCCATCCTGAGTCCCTTAGGTTCGAACCCGAGAAATTCAGTTCAGCATCAATTTCAAGACACGTTTCCAG GTCCCTATGCTGTGCTCACGAAGGATACCATGCCACAAACGTACAAAAGGAAGCGCTCATGGTCTCGCGCAGTCTTCTCCAACCTGCAGAGGAAAGGCCTGGAGAAAAGATTTGAGATTCAGAAGTATGTGACCAAGCCAGACCGAAAGCAGCTGGCCGCGATGCTGGGCCTCACGGATGCCCAG GTGAAGGTGTGGTTCCAGAACCGGCGGATGAAGTGGCGGCACTCCAAGGAGGCCCAGGCCCAGAAGGACAAAGACAAGGAGGCCGGCGAAAAGCCCTCCGGCGGGGCCCTGGCTGCCGACGGCGAGCAGGAGGAGCGGAGCCCCAGCCGCTCCGAGGGCGAGGCCGAGAGCGAGAGCAGCGACTCGGAATCCCTGGACATGGCCCCCAGCGACACGGAGCGGACCGAGGGGGCCGAGCGGCCTCTGCACCAAACAACGGTTATCAAGGCCTCGGCCGCCGGCCCCCTGCTCAGCGCCAGCAGCGCTGCGAGTGGTGGAAGcaccggcggcggcggcggcggcttgAGCTTCTGCGGCCTCAGTAGCGCCAGCAGCctcggcagcggcggcggcagcggcccggagctgctccctgctccccagcccgCCCAGGGCAGCGCCCCGCAAAGCCCCGAGCCCTCCCAGGCGCCGCTCGGCGGCCTATAG
- the HLX gene encoding H2.0-like homeobox protein isoform X2: MFAAGLAPFYASNFSLWSAAYCSSAGPGACSFPLDPAAVKKPSFCIADILHAGVGDPGAAPEGLAGASAAALTAHLGSAHPHSSFQATARSPLRPTPVVAPSEVPAGFPQRLSPLSAAYHHHHPQQPPHQQQPPPAPRAGALQPPASAARVLPGHQSGSAPAPSSKDLKFGIDRILSAEFDPKVKEGNTLRGPYAVLTKDTMPQTYKRKRSWSRAVFSNLQRKGLEKRFEIQKYVTKPDRKQLAAMLGLTDAQVKVWFQNRRMKWRHSKEAQAQKDKDKEAGEKPSGGALAADGEQEERSPSRSEGEAESESSDSESLDMAPSDTERTEGAERPLHQTTVIKASAAGPLLSASSAASGGSTGGGGGGLSFCGLSSASSLGSGGGSGPELLPAPQPAQGSAPQSPEPSQAPLGGL; encoded by the exons ATGTTCGCCGCCGGGCTGGCCCCCTTCTATGCCTCCAACTTCAGCCTCTGGTCGGCCGCCTACTGCTCGTCGGCCGGCCCGGGCGCCTGCTCCTTCCCCTTGGACCCCGCTGCGGTCAAGAAACCCTCCTTCTGCATCGCAGACATCCTGCACGCCGGCGTTGGGGATCCGGGAGCGGCCCCGGAGGGTCTGGCCGGGGCCTCGGCCGCCGCCCTCACTGCGCACTTGGGCTCGGCTCACCCGCACTCCTCTTTCCAAGCCACCGCCAGATCCCCGCTTCGACCCACCCCGGTGGTGGCGCCCTCCGAAGTCCCGGCTGGCTTCCCGCAGCGGCTGTCTCCGCTCTCGGCcgcctaccaccaccaccacccgcaGCAGCCACCGCATCAGCAACAGCCTCCGCCCGCCCCCCGCGCGGGCGCCCTGCAGCCCCCTGCCTCCGCGGCGCGGGTGCTTCCCGGCCACCAGAGCGGCTCGGCCCCGGCGCCCTCCAGCAAGGACCTCAAATTTGGAATTGATCGCATTTTGTCTGCAGAATTTGACCCAAAAGTCAAGGAAGGCAACACCCTAAGAG GTCCCTATGCTGTGCTCACGAAGGATACCATGCCACAAACGTACAAAAGGAAGCGCTCATGGTCTCGCGCAGTCTTCTCCAACCTGCAGAGGAAAGGCCTGGAGAAAAGATTTGAGATTCAGAAGTATGTGACCAAGCCAGACCGAAAGCAGCTGGCCGCGATGCTGGGCCTCACGGATGCCCAG GTGAAGGTGTGGTTCCAGAACCGGCGGATGAAGTGGCGGCACTCCAAGGAGGCCCAGGCCCAGAAGGACAAAGACAAGGAGGCCGGCGAAAAGCCCTCCGGCGGGGCCCTGGCTGCCGACGGCGAGCAGGAGGAGCGGAGCCCCAGCCGCTCCGAGGGCGAGGCCGAGAGCGAGAGCAGCGACTCGGAATCCCTGGACATGGCCCCCAGCGACACGGAGCGGACCGAGGGGGCCGAGCGGCCTCTGCACCAAACAACGGTTATCAAGGCCTCGGCCGCCGGCCCCCTGCTCAGCGCCAGCAGCGCTGCGAGTGGTGGAAGcaccggcggcggcggcggcggcttgAGCTTCTGCGGCCTCAGTAGCGCCAGCAGCctcggcagcggcggcggcagcggcccggagctgctccctgctccccagcccgCCCAGGGCAGCGCCCCGCAAAGCCCCGAGCCCTCCCAGGCGCCGCTCGGCGGCCTATAG